The following coding sequences lie in one Arachis stenosperma cultivar V10309 chromosome 5, arast.V10309.gnm1.PFL2, whole genome shotgun sequence genomic window:
- the LOC130982038 gene encoding disease resistance protein RPM1-like encodes MAESPVSFLLDKLTTLLQEEVNLQRGVSDDIRHIKGELERHKAILRVADALEDKDHELQEWIKRVREIAYEMEDAIDEFNVRLVDQHMHGSNSSLTHKIVFTWKTLKARRQIGSHIQEIKSRLDVISMERPSMYGIGSRSSQRLSSRLDSQGDALLLEEADLVGIDTPKKQLSDLLFKDEPNRDVIAIYGMGGLGKTTLAKQVYDDPKVKKRFRIHAWVIVSQSFKLEELLRDLVQQLYNVIGKPAPEAVGQMRSDKLKEVIKNLLQRSRYLIVLDDVWHVNVWDSVKYALPNNSRGSRVMLTTRKRNVAMSSCAEFGKVYNLEFLSEHEAWSLFCRKTFQGNSCPSHLEQVCWNILKLCGGLPLAIVAISGALATRDKTNIEEWQMVCRSFGAEMEGNDKLEDMKKVLSLSFNELPYYLKSCLLYLSIFPEFHAIEHMRLIRLWIAEGFVVGEDGKTLEEVADSYLKELLNRSLLQVVQKTSDGRMKTCRMHDLIREIVTLKSKNQNFATIAKEPDITWPDKVRRLSVINTMNNIQQNKTFQLRSLLMFALSDANHDFSLHAVCSTGYRLLRVLDLQDSPLQVFPAQVVNLYLLKFLSLKNTKVKSIPASIKKLQHLETLDLKHSNVTELPVEIVELQRLRHLLVYRYEIESYAYFHSKYGFKVSAPIGRMQSLQKLCFIEVDQGSKALMIELGKLTQLRRLGIRKMRREDGAALCFSIEKMINLRSLSITAINEDEIIDIHCISNPPQYLRQLYLSGRLEKFPQWIQSLKNLAKVHLKWSRLKEDPLVYLQDLPNLRHLEFLQVYVGDKLHFRADKFQNLKVLGLDEIDGLKSIIMEEGAMPGLKKLIIQRCGALTQVPLGIEHLSKLKSIEFFDMPEELISALRPNGGKDNWRVQHVPVVYSTYWRDGGWDVYSLDTFGERETDSSAVMRSLELPTLWKV; translated from the coding sequence ATGGCAGAAAGTCCAGTGTCCTTTCTATTGGACAAGCTGACTACTTTACTTCAAGAAGAAGTGAATCTCCAGAGAGGGGTGAGTGATGATATTCGGCATATTAAAGGCGAACTGGAACGGCACAAGGCCATCTTAAGGGTGGCTGATGCACTTGAAGACAAAGACCATGAACTCCAAGAATGGATCAAAAGAGTTAGAGAGATTGCTTATGAAATGGAAGATGCTATAGATGAGTTCAATGTTCGCCTTGTTGATCAACATATGCATGGCAGCAATTCTTCTCTTACTCACAAGATTGTTTTCACATGGAAAACCTTGAAAGCTCGGCGCCAGATCGGTTCACACATACAAGAGATCAAATCCAGATTGGATGTTATCTCCATGGAGCGTCCCAGCATGTATGGGATAGGCTCAAGGTCTAGTCAGAGGCTATCGTCAAGGCTTGATAGCCAAGGCGACGCGCTTCTGCTAGAGGAAGCTGATCTTGTAGGAATTGACACACCCAAGAAGCAGCTAAGTGATTTGCTTTTCAAAGATGAACCAAATAGGGATGTGATTGCCATTTATGGAATGGGAGGGTTGGGGAAAACTACATTGGCAAAGCAAGTCTATGATGACCCAAAAGTGAAGAAGCGTTTCAGGATTCATGCTTGGGTGATTGTTTCTCAATCTTTCAAGTTAGAAGAGCTCCTGAGAGACCTGGTTCAACAGCTCTACAATGTGATTGGCAAACCAGCCCCTGAAGCAGTTGGACAAATGAGAAGTGACAAGCTCAAAGAGGTGATCAAGAATTTGCTTCAGAGAAGCAGGTACCTGATTGTGCTGGATGATGTATGGCATGTAAATGTCTGGGATTCTGTGAAATATGCTCTCCCCAACAATAGCCGAGGCAGCAGAGTAATGCTTACCACGCGCAAGCGAAACGTGGCTATGTCTTCGTGTGCTGAGTTTGGTAAGGTATATAACCTTGAATTCTTGTCTGAGCATGAAGCTTGGTCACTTTTTTGTAGGAAGACATTTCAGGGGAACTCATGCCCTTCTCACTTGGAACAAGTTTGCTGGAATATCCTGAAACTGTGTGGGGGTCTGCCACTAGCAATTGTAGCAATCAGTGGTGCTTTGGCCACAAGGGATAAAACTAACATAGAAGAATGGCAAATGGTTTGCAGAAGTTTTGGGGCTGAAATGGAAGGCAATGACAAGCTGGAGGACATGAAGAAAGTGCTTTCCCTGAGCTTCAATGAGTTACCTTACTACCTAAAATCCTGCTTGTTGTACTTAAGCATCTTCCCAGAATTTCATGCCATAGAGCATATGAGATTGATTCGTTTGTGGATAGCCGAAGGGTTCGTGGTTGGAGAAGATGGAAAGACACTGGAGGAAGTTGCAGACAGTTACCTCAAAGAGCTCTTGAACAGAAGTCTGCTACAAGTAGTACAGAAAACCAGTGATGGCAGGATGAAGACGTGTCGCATGCACGACCTCATTAGGGAGATtgtcactttgaaatcaaagaaTCAGAACTTTGCAACCATAGCAAAAGAACCAGACATAACCTGGCCAGACAAAGTTCGACGCCTATCAGTCATAAACACAATGAATAACATTCAGCAAAACAAGACATTCCAACTTAGATCTCTGCTAATGTTTGCCTTATCAGATGCTAACCATGATTTTTCTCTACATGCAGTATGTTCCACTGGTTATAGGTTACTTAGAGTGTTAGATTTGCAGGATTCTCCATTGCAGGTTTTTCCTGCTCAAGTTGTCAATCTTTACCTTCTAAAGTTCCTGAGTTTGAAGAATACAAAGGTGAAAAGCATTCCAGCCTCCATTAAGAAGCTGCAACACCTTGAGACATTGGACCTTAAACATTCCAATGTCACAGAATTACCTGTTGAAATTGTGGAGCTGCAGCGATTGCGCCATCTCTTGGTGTACCGGTATGAGATTGAATCCTATGCTTACTTCCATTCAAAGTATGGCTTCAAGGTGTCTGCCCCAATAGGAAGGATGCAATCTTTGCAAAAGCTATGTTTCATAGAGGTAGATCAAGGAAGTAAGGCCTTGATGATTGAGCTTGGAAAACTTACACAACTTAGGAGGCTTGGCATAAGGAAGATGAGGCGAGAAGATGGGGCTGCTTTGTGCTTTTCCATTGAGAAGATGATCAATCTCCGGTCATTGTCCATAACTGCAATCAATGAAGATGAGATCATTGACATTCACTGCATTTCCAACCCTCCTCAGTATCTCCGGCAACTCTACTTGAGTGGACGTTTAGAGAAGTTCCCACAATGGATTCAATCTCTCAAGAATTTGGCCAAAGTGCATCTAAAATGGAGCCGGCTAAAGGAGGATCCTCTGGTATATCTTCAAGACTTGCCAAATCTAAGGCATCTTGAGTTTCTTCAGGTTTATGTTGGAGACAAATTGCATTTCAGGGCTGACAAGTTCCAAAATCTAAAAGTTTTAGGCCTTGATGAAATAGATGGACTGAAATCTATAATAATGGAGGAGGGAGCAATGCCTGGACTTAAGAAGCTGATCATCCAGCGCTGCGGCGCATTGACGCAGGTACCATTAGGCATTGAACACCTAAGTAAACTAAAGTCAATCGAGTTTTTCGACATGCCTGAAGAATTGATTTCAGCACTGCGTCCAAATGGAGGCAAAGATAATTGGAGAGTACAACATGTTCCAGTTGTATACTCCACATATTGGAGGGATGGTGGTTGGGATGTCTATTCTTTAGACACTTTTGGGGAGAGAGAGACTGATTCTAGTGCTGTAATGAGAAGTTTAGAGCTTCCTACTCTTTGGAAGGTTTAG
- the LOC130982129 gene encoding DEAD-box ATP-dependent RNA helicase 5, which yields MGRKHDAVVAAEPVAVPSPAGEAPNSPKLKSEKKKKKHKNKDKHNQEQNGTASPKRKLDEIQPQNGAESDKGKKKKKKHKRDSEENVEETKAESVDGAGGGGGGGDESVTDGHVAVTGKNAGEAKYAPVKSFAGSGLPENVLECCKGFEKPSPIQSRAWPFLLDGRDLIGIAATGSGKTLAFGIPAVMHVLSKRKNKAVKGRNPLCLVLSPTRELAQQISDVMCDAGKSCGVESVCLYGGTSKGPQISSLKSGIDIVIGTPGRIQDLIEMGVCSLKDVSFVVLDEADRMLDMGFEQVVRSILGQTCSVRQMVMFSATWPLPVHQLAQEFMDPNPVKVVVGSEDLAANHDVMQIVEVLDDRARDNRLVALLEKYHKSQRNRVLIFVLYKMETTRVERMLQQGGWKVVSIHGDKAQHDRTKALSLFKNGSYPLMIATDVAARGLDIPDVEVVINYSFPLTTEDYVHRIGRTGRAGKKGVAHTFFTQQNKGLAGELVNVLREAGQIVPDALLKFGTHVKKKESKFYGAHFKEISADAPKSQKITFDNSDED from the exons ATGGGCCGCAAACACGACGCCGTTGTCGCAGCCGAACCAGTTGCCGTGCCATCACCAGCAGGAGAAGCCCCAAACAGTCCCAAACTCAAAtccgagaagaagaagaaaaagcacaagaaCAAAGACAAACACAACCAAGAACAAAACGGAACCGCTAGTCCTAAAAGAAAGCTCGACGAGATCCAGCCTCAAAACGGCGCCGAATCCGACAAggggaaaaagaagaagaagaagcacaagcGCGATTCGGAAGAGAACGTGGAGGAAACCAAAGCTGAATCCGTTGATGGAGCTGGCGGAGGCGGCGGAGGAGGAGATGAGTCGGTTACCGACGGGCATGTGGCGGTTACCGGGAAGAACGCCGGAGAGGCGAAGTACGCGCCGGTGAAGAGCTTCGCTGGTTCGGGGCTGCCGGAAAACGTGCTGGAGTGCTGCAAGGGCTTCGAGAAGCCGTCGCCGATTCAGTCACGTGCATGGCCTTTCTTGTTGGACGGTCGTGATCTCATCGGAATCGCTGCAACTGGTTCAG GGAAGACGCTGGCGTTTGGGATTCCTGCCGTTATGCACGTTCTGAGCAAGCGGAAGAATAAAGCGGTGAAGGGTCGGAACCCTCTTTGCCTCGTGCTCTCTCCTACCAGGGAGCTAGCTCAACAA ATTTCAGATGTTATGTGTGATGCTGGTAAGTCTTGTGGTGTGGAGTCAGTTTGTTTGTATGGTGGAACCTCCAAAGGGCCACAAATCTCGTCACTGAAATCTGGCATC GACATTGTCATTGGAACTCCTGGTCGTATACAGGATTTGATTGAAATGGGTGTCTGTAGCCTAAAAGATGTATCTTTTGTG GTGCTTGATGAAGCAGATCGGATGCTTGACATGGGTTTCGAACAAGTAGTCCGCTCTATACTGGGTCAGACATGCTCTG TTCGCCAAATGGTGATGTTTAGCGCTACTTGGCCCTTACCAGTTCATCAGTTAGCACAGGAGTTTATGGATCCCAACCCTGTAAAA GTTGTTGTAGGTTCAGAAGATTTAGCTGCGAATCATGATGTCATGCAGATAGTTGAG GTCTTGGATGACCGTGCGCGTGATAACCGACTGGTTGCTTTACTGGAAAAATACCACAAATCTCAGAG GAACCGAGTATTGATCTTTGTTTTGTACAAAATGGAAACCACACGAGTTGAAAGGATGCTTCAACAAGG AGGTTGGAAGGTTGTGTCCATACATGGAGACAAAGCACAACATGATCGTACAAAGGCACTTTCATTATTCAAGAATGGGAGCTATCCTTTAATG ATTGCTACTGATGTGGCTGCACGCGGATTGGATATTCCAGATGTTGAAGTTGTTATCAACTATAGTTTTCCTTTAACTACAGAAGATTATGTTCATAGAATTGGTCGGACTGGACGAGCTGGTAAAAAGGGTGTTGCCCATACATTCTTCACACAGCAGAATAAG GGTCTTGCTGGGGAGCTTGTGAATGTATTAAGAGAAGCTGGACAAATTGTGCCAGATGCCCTTTTGAAATTTGGCACACATGTAAAGAAAAAg GAGTCCAAGTTTTATGGGGCCCACTTTAAGGAAATTTCCGCTGATGCACCGAAGTCTCAAAAAATTACATTTGACAACTCTGACGAAGACTAA